The following proteins are co-located in the Diaphorobacter sp. HDW4B genome:
- a CDS encoding caspase family protein, with amino-acid sequence MKEWDCLCRRPRSLRGAHPTTSPWRTIQISPHLAAPRNCNAMTNCFIQLLRALRHSGLALTFSMLAALTHAAPNKVALLVGVGQYPDPENRLQGPANDVEALRQVLVQRWGYAPANVQVLVDQAATRKEILQALQGLMQRTQADDEVLVYFSGHGTSALDPALGLPLPHGSGAFIPIDAQLGSPNVLNQLIVGRTDLRPVFDQLDKGGRKVWFVSDSCYSGQQVRSFTSEGLPSRMVPLRQAAAQSLMTDVRQRFQQNLQQNQDWPYRNVVFLAAGAEGEAAKDIPAGYVSKFPTVDGKAHGAMTDALLRVLNGQLPVDANGDGVASLHEVHQAVATFMAQRAYGHTPQRLPSVRDDAHATGQRALLSGAAVVGVPSVVVRRPFGVAVHAGITEDVVRRILAIPDVSVTDAASPAMLRLALSRDQRSFQLATQGGDLVSSASRDDVGRLLGTVQQMAWVERMDAMAIQSRRAVLPAEIAPAALGGNFRIGDMLHFVVRPDRDAFVLLLNVDSVGKVSVLYPYFPQELAAIPAGTARAIPGDRPNERIQVQEPLGMDVQLLFAFDQMPAEMARWVKRTDIAPGDPSLLELERMVQSNKGLLSYARTELRVEAK; translated from the coding sequence ATGAAAGAGTGGGATTGCCTCTGTCGGCGTCCACGCAGTCTGCGTGGAGCTCACCCAACGACAAGCCCATGGAGGACTATACAAATTAGTCCTCACCTCGCCGCACCACGAAATTGCAATGCCATGACCAACTGCTTCATTCAACTGCTCAGAGCGCTCAGACACTCAGGTTTGGCGCTGACGTTCTCCATGTTGGCAGCTCTGACGCATGCAGCTCCCAACAAAGTGGCACTGCTCGTGGGCGTCGGGCAATACCCAGATCCCGAGAATCGTCTGCAAGGGCCTGCCAATGATGTCGAGGCATTGCGTCAGGTGTTGGTGCAGCGTTGGGGCTACGCACCGGCGAATGTTCAGGTTCTCGTGGACCAAGCCGCAACGCGCAAGGAAATTCTTCAGGCGCTGCAGGGCCTGATGCAGCGTACCCAGGCAGACGATGAAGTTTTGGTCTACTTCTCAGGCCACGGCACAAGTGCTTTGGATCCTGCGCTGGGATTGCCGCTTCCGCACGGTAGTGGTGCGTTCATTCCGATTGATGCGCAATTGGGAAGCCCCAACGTGCTCAATCAATTGATTGTCGGACGGACTGATCTGCGCCCGGTGTTCGATCAGTTGGACAAGGGCGGACGCAAGGTGTGGTTCGTGTCGGACTCGTGTTATTCCGGTCAACAGGTGCGCTCGTTCACCAGCGAGGGGCTGCCCTCACGCATGGTGCCGCTTCGGCAGGCTGCAGCCCAGAGCCTGATGACCGATGTGCGTCAGCGGTTTCAGCAGAATTTGCAGCAGAACCAGGATTGGCCGTATCGCAATGTGGTGTTTCTGGCGGCAGGCGCAGAAGGAGAAGCGGCCAAGGATATCCCTGCAGGCTATGTGAGCAAGTTTCCCACCGTGGATGGCAAGGCCCACGGTGCCATGACGGATGCGTTGTTGCGTGTGCTCAATGGCCAATTGCCAGTGGACGCCAATGGAGATGGGGTCGCAAGTTTGCACGAGGTGCATCAGGCGGTAGCGACGTTCATGGCGCAACGTGCCTATGGGCATACCCCTCAGCGTTTGCCAAGCGTGCGTGATGATGCCCACGCGACCGGACAGCGCGCGCTCTTGAGTGGCGCGGCGGTGGTGGGCGTGCCGTCGGTCGTGGTGCGCCGGCCTTTTGGTGTGGCCGTTCATGCCGGGATCACGGAAGATGTGGTCAGACGCATTCTGGCCATCCCCGATGTGAGCGTGACGGATGCAGCATCTCCTGCAATGTTGCGTCTGGCGTTGAGCCGGGATCAGCGCTCGTTTCAGTTGGCGACTCAGGGTGGCGACCTCGTTTCCAGTGCATCCAGAGACGATGTCGGAAGGCTGCTTGGTACGGTTCAGCAGATGGCTTGGGTAGAGCGCATGGATGCTATGGCCATTCAATCGCGCAGAGCGGTGTTGCCCGCTGAAATAGCACCCGCAGCGCTGGGTGGGAATTTCCGGATTGGGGACATGCTGCACTTTGTGGTCCGTCCCGATCGCGATGCATTCGTGCTGCTGTTGAACGTGGATTCGGTGGGCAAGGTGAGCGTGCTGTACCCGTATTTCCCACAGGAGCTGGCAGCAATACCTGCGGGCACTGCGCGGGCGATTCCGGGAGATCGACCGAATGAACGCATTCAGGTGCAGGAG
- a CDS encoding amino acid ABC transporter substrate-binding protein, whose protein sequence is MQLSGTLAKVKESGAITLGVREAAGLSYTLGNGKYTGFHTEMGEIVLRDIQKSLGMPKLDIKYQPVTSQNRIPLVMNGTIDIECGSTTNNRTRQRDVAFAVTTFVEEQSIAVKLSSGITSIKELNGRTVAGTLGTMSLAQLRRHPRAVGVDFKELSGKDHSDSFGLLEMGRADAFVMDSSILARFISRSANPAGYKILADTFAHEPIACMLRKDDAAFKKMVDDSIKRQIADGSLWLLYDKWFMKPIPPSNERVGLPLSASTQSAWSSPNDKPMEDYTN, encoded by the coding sequence ATGCAATTGAGTGGCACCCTTGCCAAGGTCAAGGAGTCAGGAGCCATAACCCTTGGTGTGCGTGAAGCCGCAGGCTTGAGCTACACGTTGGGCAATGGGAAATATACGGGGTTCCACACGGAGATGGGTGAAATCGTTCTGCGTGATATCCAGAAGTCGCTCGGGATGCCGAAGTTGGATATCAAGTATCAGCCGGTGACGTCGCAGAATCGCATTCCCCTGGTTATGAATGGCACGATCGACATCGAGTGCGGATCAACGACCAACAACAGGACGAGGCAGAGGGACGTGGCGTTTGCCGTGACTACATTCGTTGAAGAGCAGAGTATTGCAGTCAAGCTCAGTTCGGGCATCACGTCCATCAAGGAGCTCAATGGACGGACAGTTGCGGGCACATTGGGGACCATGTCCTTGGCGCAGTTGAGGAGGCATCCGCGTGCAGTCGGCGTCGACTTCAAGGAGCTGTCGGGCAAGGACCACAGTGATTCATTCGGACTTCTCGAAATGGGGCGTGCTGATGCCTTTGTGATGGACAGCAGTATCTTGGCACGGTTCATCTCGCGATCCGCCAATCCCGCTGGCTACAAGATTCTGGCCGACACGTTCGCCCATGAACCCATTGCCTGCATGCTGCGCAAGGATGATGCGGCCTTCAAGAAGATGGTGGACGACTCCATCAAACGCCAAATTGCGGATGGCAGTCTTTGGCTGTTGTACGACAAGTGGTTCATGAAACCGATTCCCCCATCCAATGAAAGAGTGGGATTGCCTCTGTCGGCGTCCACGCAGTCTGCGTGGAGCTCACCCAACGACAAGCCCATGGAGGACTATACAAATTAG
- a CDS encoding caspase family protein: MNAIPIFSRVNLRPWHCLCLVLLICIAPAHARRVALVVGNAAYADKPLRNPVNDAELMQRTLRDLKFDVTLVRNADRRGMLAALREFEAKAANADVALFYFAGHGTQVAGSNFLIPLSAQIRAESDVLDEAVDANSVLRRIEDAKARVGLVILDACRDSPYAGASRSSSRGLGRMSVPTGSIVAYATNPGSVADDGMGKNGVYTEQLAKQLSIPGLDVREVFDRTATEVERLTGGKQKPREDVGLRGRFVLKEGAQKEEPSTQLASIAPVPTNRPSTSNPEDEAWAAAKTANTPAAYRAYLTDFPSGRYASAARIGMGEGTPAVTAPVVAAPVQQTLVPLAKRSGPVEIPADLIAKYQLSDKIVRTIRESENFRNIPATVGINVQFQSIKDTEYIGAKSRTIPKPAAHVQRENWNIRASGLGCIDASKETKFDGVQASISSAHCGGLYLGGYIGGKFDTRIEDLELNGSIFPMREGARFTWRSRIAYLSDRNYDSQNERECTVTGARAASELYHALTGKAWTIRCKGGYTMVGKTHSFDNQIDHYIEDYGQFLSALGVYDSRSAVFIFPDTQFRNIIIAEGDYGSRMTTRYEDFKISINP, encoded by the coding sequence ATGAATGCGATCCCCATTTTCAGCCGTGTGAACTTGAGGCCATGGCATTGCCTGTGTCTCGTCTTGCTGATATGCATTGCCCCAGCTCACGCTCGTCGGGTTGCTTTGGTTGTCGGAAATGCGGCCTATGCAGACAAACCACTGCGCAACCCTGTCAACGATGCCGAGCTGATGCAGCGCACGCTGCGGGATTTGAAATTCGATGTGACGTTGGTGCGCAATGCCGACCGCAGAGGCATGTTGGCAGCACTGCGCGAATTCGAGGCCAAGGCGGCCAATGCGGATGTGGCGCTGTTCTATTTTGCAGGCCACGGCACGCAGGTGGCAGGCAGCAATTTCCTGATTCCACTGAGCGCCCAAATCCGTGCGGAAAGCGATGTGCTGGACGAAGCAGTAGACGCCAACAGCGTGCTGCGCCGAATCGAAGACGCCAAGGCCAGGGTAGGGCTGGTCATTCTGGATGCGTGCCGTGACAGCCCATACGCCGGGGCCTCGCGTAGCAGCAGCCGTGGTCTGGGCCGTATGAGCGTGCCCACAGGCTCCATCGTGGCCTATGCCACCAACCCCGGCAGCGTGGCCGACGACGGCATGGGCAAGAACGGGGTCTACACAGAACAATTGGCCAAACAGTTGTCCATTCCAGGTTTGGATGTGCGCGAGGTGTTTGACCGCACTGCCACAGAGGTGGAGCGGCTCACGGGCGGGAAACAGAAGCCTCGTGAGGACGTGGGTCTGCGCGGAAGGTTTGTGCTCAAAGAGGGAGCGCAGAAAGAAGAGCCGAGCACTCAACTGGCCAGCATTGCACCTGTGCCAACAAACCGACCGAGCACAAGCAATCCGGAAGACGAAGCCTGGGCTGCTGCCAAGACTGCCAATACACCTGCGGCGTATCGCGCCTATTTGACGGATTTTCCGTCGGGGCGCTATGCGAGTGCGGCGCGCATTGGAATGGGAGAGGGAACTCCAGCAGTGACTGCACCAGTGGTGGCAGCCCCTGTACAACAAACGTTGGTCCCGCTGGCCAAGAGATCGGGGCCTGTCGAAATACCCGCCGACCTCATTGCCAAATACCAGCTCAGCGACAAAATAGTTCGAACCATTCGTGAATCCGAAAATTTTCGAAACATACCAGCAACTGTTGGAATCAATGTCCAGTTTCAATCGATAAAGGATACGGAATATATTGGTGCAAAAAGCAGAACAATTCCTAAACCAGCAGCACACGTGCAAAGAGAAAATTGGAATATTCGAGCTTCCGGATTGGGGTGTATAGATGCGAGTAAGGAAACTAAATTTGATGGAGTGCAAGCATCAATATCCAGTGCTCACTGCGGTGGTTTGTATCTCGGTGGATATATTGGCGGAAAATTCGATACTCGGATTGAAGACTTGGAGTTGAATGGTAGTATTTTTCCAATGCGAGAAGGCGCTCGATTCACATGGCGCAGCCGAATAGCCTATTTGAGCGATCGAAATTATGATAGCCAGAATGAGCGTGAATGCACAGTGACGGGCGCGCGTGCAGCGTCCGAGCTTTATCACGCTTTGACTGGAAAGGCCTGGACGATTCGTTGCAAAGGGGGTTATACGATGGTAGGAAAAACACACTCTTTTGATAACCAAATTGATCATTACATAGAGGATTACGGCCAATTTTTGAGTGCGCTAGGTGTTTACGATTCTCGGTCAGCGGTCTTCATATTTCCAGATACGCAATTTCGCAATATTATTATTGCTGAAGGGGATTATGGATCCCGAATGACTACGAGGTACGAGGATTTCAAGATTTCCATTAATCCATGA